A genomic stretch from Aminobacter aminovorans includes:
- a CDS encoding glycosyltransferase family 2 protein, translating into MHKKLDGLSVGTSASNLTLRGLSLNELAPEPVAYPLVSFIIRNWNYARFVGSAIRSVRHQTYPNFEAIVVDNGSTDDSRREIEAAIGDDPRFRAIWLDENLGALAGALKGLDVARGDFVTFVDSDDYLLADFTAMHVQAHLALPRSVAFTSSAVIEIDATGAALGTGLRGSQADTGKGSLRSSFLVVRLSEVSDVQFDQLDGSIVAHPPTENGWLWSPGTSNMFRRFLLETIRPRAKTDVMFGLSVDGHFCRLAHVFAGSATIAMPLSAYRLHGGNFFAGNPTLDGAVDASGPARRFFPARRREAMRVLVEDAASLSASMGAWRFWSAIAQVLDSDGVTSLQVFEAPEAQAIIVENLPALFAAFGKWGTLRKLRQLMSRSALKAILRAADLGPAAYAPRMISIEISMLEARLRRKRRTKAARRKPRP; encoded by the coding sequence GTGCACAAGAAACTGGACGGGCTGTCGGTCGGGACGTCGGCGTCGAACTTGACGCTGCGCGGGCTTTCGCTCAACGAACTCGCGCCCGAGCCGGTGGCCTACCCGCTCGTCTCCTTCATTATCCGCAACTGGAACTACGCCCGCTTCGTGGGATCGGCGATCCGCTCGGTCCGCCATCAGACCTATCCCAATTTCGAAGCCATCGTCGTCGACAATGGCTCGACCGATGACAGTCGTCGCGAGATAGAAGCGGCAATCGGCGACGACCCGCGGTTTCGCGCGATCTGGCTCGACGAAAACCTCGGCGCGCTCGCAGGGGCATTGAAAGGCCTGGATGTCGCACGCGGCGATTTCGTCACCTTCGTCGATTCCGACGACTATCTGCTTGCCGACTTTACCGCCATGCATGTCCAGGCGCATCTGGCGCTGCCACGGAGCGTCGCCTTCACATCGAGCGCGGTGATTGAGATCGATGCGACTGGCGCGGCGTTGGGAACCGGTCTGAGGGGATCGCAAGCCGACACGGGTAAGGGCAGTCTGCGGAGTTCCTTCCTGGTCGTCCGCTTGTCTGAGGTTTCCGATGTACAGTTCGACCAGCTCGACGGCAGCATCGTTGCCCATCCACCCACCGAAAATGGCTGGCTGTGGTCACCGGGCACATCAAACATGTTCCGCCGTTTCCTGCTCGAAACCATCCGGCCGCGCGCCAAAACAGACGTCATGTTCGGGCTTTCGGTCGACGGCCATTTCTGCCGGCTCGCCCATGTATTTGCCGGATCGGCCACGATCGCCATGCCGCTGTCAGCCTATCGGCTGCACGGCGGCAACTTCTTTGCCGGTAACCCGACCCTGGACGGAGCCGTGGATGCCTCCGGCCCTGCCAGGAGATTTTTCCCCGCGCGCCGCCGCGAGGCGATGCGTGTTCTCGTCGAAGACGCGGCGTCGCTTTCGGCGAGCATGGGGGCATGGCGCTTCTGGTCCGCGATTGCCCAGGTTCTCGACAGCGACGGCGTCACTTCGCTGCAGGTCTTCGAAGCTCCCGAAGCCCAGGCCATCATCGTTGAGAACCTGCCTGCGCTCTTCGCGGCCTTCGGCAAGTGGGGTACCTTGCGCAAGCTGCGGCAATTGATGTCACGAAGCGCATTGAAGGCCATTCTCCGCGCCGCCGACCTGGGCCCTGCCGCTTACGCGCCGCGCATGATCAGCATCGAAATTTCGATGCTCGAAGCCAGGCTAAGGCGCAAGCGTCGCACCAAAGCTGCAAGGCGGAAACCAAGGCCGTAA